A DNA window from Rossellomorea marisflavi contains the following coding sequences:
- a CDS encoding spore coat protein — protein MPAQTSPTKQFTENVNQEVQIPMVHPSHTTQVNHTHYKYVHSYPHTQSVVNSVSEEHVCAEPQQQMPMHHCPPPCPPRPCPPRPCCRPRPGYFW, from the coding sequence ATGCCGGCTCAGACCAGCCCAACAAAACAATTCACCGAAAACGTTAATCAGGAAGTCCAAATCCCTATGGTTCATCCAAGCCACACCACTCAGGTGAATCACACTCATTATAAATATGTACACTCTTATCCACACACACAATCGGTGGTCAATTCCGTTTCGGAAGAACATGTATGCGCAGAGCCGCAACAACAGATGCCGATGCATCACTGCCCACCACCTTGCCCGCCTCGTCCGTGCCCACCACGTCCATGTTGCAGGCCAAGACCAGGATATTTCTGGTGA
- a CDS encoding MarR family winged helix-turn-helix transcriptional regulator, which yields MYQLLSDQLLKEGDALPNHCSEEGKIIYQLNDIYKLMSPKFERCTGISQSRLELLHKLFDVDEISQTQLQKEVCIDGAAVTRHLKQLEAQGMVSRRKNPADNRFTFVRLTKEGREKIDSFKREKEQFISRVLDGFSEAEMKELSSNLSRIQDNVNKINY from the coding sequence ATGTATCAACTATTGAGTGATCAATTGTTAAAGGAGGGGGATGCTTTGCCGAATCACTGTTCAGAAGAAGGTAAGATCATCTATCAGCTGAATGACATCTATAAATTAATGAGTCCCAAGTTCGAACGCTGTACCGGTATCAGTCAATCACGTCTCGAGCTTCTCCATAAATTATTTGATGTTGACGAAATCAGTCAGACCCAATTACAAAAAGAGGTTTGTATAGATGGCGCAGCCGTTACAAGACATTTGAAACAGCTCGAAGCACAAGGCATGGTATCTCGCAGGAAGAATCCTGCAGATAATCGTTTTACATTCGTCCGCCTGACGAAAGAGGGAAGAGAAAAAATCGATTCCTTTAAACGTGAGAAAGAACAATTCATCAGTAGGGTCCTTGACGGTTTTTCAGAGGCTGAGATGAAGGAGCTTTCCTCCAATCTTTCTAGGATCCAGGACAACGTCAATAAAATCAACTATTAA
- a CDS encoding DEAD/DEAH box helicase: MYRLTDRMIKDRCGDQSYKKGQEYVRRNRVHILSKRDEHVSATVKGDEDFSVTINLSDDRASCSCPKLASFKKECQHIAAVWLALKDEAAADGLIALFNEEKSVPTVKAHFETRDVLHLHWLLRYEETMYLYLIIEGREILDIHGFTEAVKEGKRYRISNDFDYLPSSHCLQLEDMQLLDCLEHSREGHPDTGSLIISPSAWRGIQPLLTYVKASFEYPTGERTGFTVSKDMPDIGFHFDHTEQGFTLHIKGVRDLQVIPPYELVMDDGIFRTLPAPNGRKLIEMKKLLTSSSDVIRIPHTQINLFVEKVAVGLKDLGEVTFSETMMTLITHTPLEAKLYLDRVGNRLLAGLEFQYGHLSINPLASVQDDGQFLRDRVQEQLILEKIDQIPFTRTEEGLYLQNEELEFDFLTYGVNDLKGYMNIYATTAVRNRLYKRKALPRLRVKVNKERGNWLHFSFDMNGIPQKQIEGILQALEEKRTYYPMGDGSLLSLKTKEIRDMEKFLHTVEADRHDLLNGMGVVVSPTSELLDLVEDSDLYHLDESYAEFIKGIHHPETLHYPVPQELKGVLMPYQETGYSWLKYLASFRFGGLLADDMGLGKTLQAIAYILSEKAEINDSEDPILVVCPSSVVHNWQRELEKFAPVLRVRVIEGTSTKRKNLMLDTGADVWITSYPLIRMDYRQYENVKFHTVFLDEAQAFKNPYTQTSRAVKKIRSKRIFAMTGTPIENTLEELWSIFHVISPGVLGGITDFSHLQPKEASRKVRPFILRRVKKDVLTQLPEKHESVEMIDLLPEQKALYASYLAKLKHDEWKHLDRHTLDKNRIKILAGLTRLRQLCCHPALFVEGYQGGSAKLLHLLALIKDAKSEGRRVLIFSQFTSMLKIIGGELLKQGTPYFYLSGETDSLERVDLCRRFNEGERDFFLISLKAGGTGLNLQGADTVILYDAWWNPAVENQATDRAHRMGQTKEVQVIKLLSKGTIEAKMNELQLKKKALYHEVIDQDYHWSVEDLKILMEE, translated from the coding sequence ATGTACAGACTGACAGACCGCATGATCAAAGATCGATGCGGAGATCAATCATATAAAAAAGGACAAGAGTATGTGAGGCGCAATCGTGTACACATCCTTTCTAAACGGGATGAACATGTGAGCGCAACGGTGAAGGGCGATGAAGACTTCTCTGTGACGATCAACCTGAGCGATGATCGAGCCTCCTGTTCATGTCCCAAACTGGCATCATTCAAGAAGGAATGCCAGCATATTGCAGCGGTGTGGCTGGCTTTGAAAGATGAGGCTGCCGCAGATGGACTAATCGCACTCTTCAATGAGGAAAAAAGCGTCCCTACTGTAAAAGCGCATTTCGAAACCAGGGATGTCCTGCACCTTCACTGGCTCCTAAGGTACGAAGAAACCATGTATCTGTATCTTATTATAGAAGGAAGGGAAATTCTTGACATCCATGGCTTCACTGAAGCGGTTAAAGAAGGGAAGCGTTACAGGATTTCCAACGATTTCGATTATCTTCCATCCTCCCATTGTCTTCAGCTTGAGGACATGCAGCTGTTGGATTGTCTAGAGCATAGTAGGGAAGGACATCCGGATACGGGATCACTTATTATTTCGCCTTCTGCATGGAGGGGCATTCAACCTCTCCTTACGTACGTTAAGGCTTCCTTCGAATATCCAACGGGGGAGCGGACAGGATTTACTGTCTCCAAAGACATGCCGGACATAGGCTTTCATTTTGATCATACAGAACAAGGTTTTACCTTGCATATCAAGGGTGTCCGAGATCTACAGGTCATTCCTCCCTATGAATTGGTCATGGATGACGGGATCTTCAGGACATTGCCTGCACCCAATGGGCGCAAACTGATAGAGATGAAAAAGTTGCTTACGTCATCTTCTGATGTGATCAGGATTCCCCACACTCAGATCAATCTGTTTGTTGAAAAGGTGGCAGTAGGGTTAAAAGACCTGGGGGAAGTTACATTCTCTGAAACGATGATGACGTTGATCACCCACACCCCACTGGAAGCGAAGCTTTACCTTGATCGGGTAGGGAACAGGCTGTTGGCCGGGTTGGAATTTCAATATGGGCATCTCTCAATCAATCCGCTTGCCTCTGTTCAGGACGATGGACAATTCCTGAGGGATCGTGTCCAGGAGCAGCTTATTCTCGAAAAAATCGATCAGATTCCTTTCACCCGCACGGAAGAAGGCTTATACCTTCAAAATGAAGAATTGGAATTTGATTTTTTGACCTACGGGGTGAATGACCTCAAAGGGTACATGAACATATATGCGACGACTGCCGTCCGCAATCGTCTATATAAACGCAAGGCCTTGCCTAGACTTCGAGTGAAGGTGAATAAGGAAAGGGGCAACTGGCTTCATTTTTCATTCGATATGAATGGGATTCCGCAGAAACAGATTGAAGGGATATTGCAGGCATTGGAAGAAAAACGCACCTATTATCCAATGGGTGACGGGTCGTTGTTATCGTTGAAAACGAAAGAAATTCGAGATATGGAGAAATTTCTTCACACCGTCGAGGCCGATCGCCATGACCTTCTGAATGGAATGGGTGTAGTCGTCTCGCCAACTTCCGAGCTTCTTGATCTCGTTGAAGATAGTGACCTTTATCATCTAGATGAATCATATGCTGAATTCATTAAGGGGATCCATCATCCTGAAACATTGCATTATCCTGTTCCACAAGAATTAAAAGGGGTTTTGATGCCCTATCAGGAGACAGGATACTCTTGGCTGAAATATTTAGCTTCATTCCGTTTTGGTGGATTGCTGGCTGATGATATGGGACTCGGAAAAACCCTGCAGGCCATCGCCTATATCCTCTCTGAAAAAGCAGAAATCAATGATTCCGAAGATCCGATCCTGGTAGTATGCCCCTCTTCTGTGGTACATAATTGGCAAAGGGAATTGGAGAAATTCGCCCCGGTTTTGAGGGTGCGGGTGATCGAAGGGACCTCAACAAAACGGAAAAATCTCATGCTGGATACTGGGGCAGATGTATGGATTACATCTTATCCCCTCATACGAATGGATTATCGGCAATATGAAAACGTGAAATTTCATACGGTATTTTTGGATGAAGCCCAAGCCTTTAAAAATCCATACACACAGACCAGCAGGGCGGTGAAGAAAATCCGTTCTAAGAGGATCTTCGCTATGACGGGTACACCCATTGAAAATACATTGGAGGAATTATGGTCGATTTTTCACGTGATTTCGCCAGGTGTACTAGGGGGGATCACAGATTTCAGCCATCTTCAGCCTAAAGAAGCTTCAAGGAAGGTGCGCCCGTTCATTTTGAGGCGTGTGAAAAAGGATGTGCTGACACAGTTGCCCGAAAAGCATGAGTCGGTAGAAATGATTGACCTCTTACCTGAACAAAAGGCATTGTATGCTTCCTATCTTGCGAAACTCAAGCATGATGAATGGAAGCATCTCGATCGCCATACACTGGATAAGAATCGCATCAAAATCCTTGCGGGTCTTACAAGGCTCCGCCAACTCTGCTGTCATCCCGCTCTTTTTGTAGAGGGCTATCAAGGAGGATCTGCTAAACTCCTTCATCTTCTTGCACTGATAAAGGATGCCAAATCGGAAGGGAGAAGGGTCCTCATTTTTTCCCAATTTACAAGTATGCTGAAAATCATTGGTGGCGAGTTGCTTAAACAGGGCACGCCGTATTTCTATCTTAGCGGTGAAACCGATTCACTTGAAAGGGTGGATCTATGCAGGCGTTTTAATGAGGGAGAACGTGATTTCTTCTTGATTTCCTTGAAAGCAGGAGGAACAGGCTTGAATCTACAAGGGGCAGATACCGTCATCTTGTATGATGCGTGGTGGAATCCGGCTGTGGAGAATCAAGCAACGGACCGCGCCCATCGAATGGGACAAACGAAAGAAGTCCAGGTGATTAAATTGTTATCAAAAGGCACAATTGAAGCGAAGATGAATGAGCTTCAGCTGAAAAAGAAGGCGTTATACCACGAGGTGATTGATCAAGATTACCACTGGAGTGTAGAGGACTTGAAAATTTTGATGGAAGAGTGA
- a CDS encoding glycosyltransferase, with the protein MQPLVSIIIPFYNCAFVDQAIESALQQSYPNIEVILVDDGSDREVERIHPYLSSIHYVRKANGGTASAINTGIQHSNGEYIAWLSSDDVFLPHKVEQQIHFMKKHHAKASFTNYDYIGPDNNLLIPKCGGQFQHAEEVYRSFLTSNPINGCTVILHREIFNRVGYFSTEFNYTQDYEMWYRILLKGIPFYYLDQVLLNYRAHPNQGTSKNQEGIKKETYMIKHHYIPKIENFLNFQGNRLKRVVFE; encoded by the coding sequence ATGCAGCCCTTGGTTTCAATCATCATCCCTTTTTATAACTGTGCGTTCGTCGACCAAGCCATCGAGAGCGCCCTTCAACAGTCATACCCGAACATCGAAGTTATACTGGTGGACGACGGATCCGATCGGGAAGTAGAAAGGATTCATCCTTATCTGTCTTCGATTCACTATGTGAGGAAAGCAAATGGAGGGACAGCATCTGCCATTAACACGGGCATCCAACATTCAAATGGGGAGTATATCGCCTGGCTGAGTTCGGATGATGTCTTCCTGCCACACAAAGTAGAACAACAAATCCACTTCATGAAGAAACATCATGCGAAGGCAAGCTTTACCAACTATGATTATATCGGACCTGATAATAATCTTCTAATCCCTAAATGCGGTGGACAGTTCCAGCACGCAGAGGAAGTATATCGATCATTTTTGACATCCAACCCGATAAACGGGTGCACCGTTATCTTGCACAGGGAAATCTTTAATCGAGTAGGGTATTTTTCTACGGAGTTCAACTATACTCAAGATTATGAAATGTGGTATCGCATCTTACTAAAAGGCATTCCATTTTACTATCTTGACCAAGTCTTATTGAACTATCGTGCGCACCCCAATCAAGGTACAAGTAAGAACCAGGAAGGAATTAAGAAAGAAACCTATATGATTAAACATCACTATATACCTAAGATTGAAAACTTCCTCAACTTTCAAGGGAACAGGCTAAAGCGAGTAGTGTTCGAATGA
- a CDS encoding putative quinol monooxygenase, whose translation MIITHAELQVNPAKEEEFLAEIRTLIAASKQEEGNVDYSLKRDVENPNHFTMIEMWKDMDAVQSHNNSEHFKAFGAKAQAFLAGPLAVRMFEGQELKLS comes from the coding sequence ATGATTATTACACACGCTGAACTACAAGTGAACCCTGCAAAAGAAGAAGAATTCCTGGCTGAGATCCGTACGCTGATCGCTGCTTCTAAACAAGAAGAAGGAAACGTGGACTACTCGCTTAAACGCGATGTTGAAAACCCGAATCATTTCACTATGATTGAAATGTGGAAGGATATGGACGCAGTCCAAAGCCATAACAATAGCGAGCACTTCAAGGCATTTGGTGCTAAAGCCCAGGCATTCCTTGCCGGCCCTCTTGCAGTGCGCATGTTCGAAGGACAAGAATTGAAGCTTTCTTAA
- a CDS encoding nuclear transport factor 2 family protein, whose product MENLMKYFDLFDQSRTSEKAFEELSSLFTEDMTFVLNGHEKHGIDQWNQFVKMVFQENVDLKHMFEGWVYDEKEDLYVTPWAVCGKRKSGEVYTQTGKDFAKLDASGKITYLANVPDNTDMFSDYKK is encoded by the coding sequence ATGGAAAATTTAATGAAATATTTTGATCTGTTCGATCAATCCAGAACAAGTGAAAAAGCGTTTGAGGAGTTGAGCAGCCTATTCACAGAGGACATGACGTTTGTATTGAATGGACATGAAAAACACGGCATCGATCAATGGAATCAATTCGTAAAGATGGTGTTCCAGGAAAATGTCGACCTCAAGCATATGTTTGAAGGCTGGGTATATGATGAGAAAGAAGATCTTTATGTAACACCATGGGCAGTCTGCGGAAAACGCAAATCGGGGGAAGTCTACACCCAGACAGGGAAAGATTTTGCCAAACTAGATGCATCAGGAAAAATCACTTATCTGGCTAATGTGCCTGACAATACCGACATGTTTTCTGATTATAAGAAGTAA
- a CDS encoding glycosyltransferase family 4 protein → MKILLVSYYPLPYAGGIWTVVSNLQQKLLSLGHQVDLFSQRPDLSGYRMHHLDHGMMLEAMRPKIMARMNVECPYHHQHSIIQKAEIYRLNFEMTLREYGLESYDIIHAQDVTAAQIIGTMKPGHIPLVTSAHGSLTKEIFLVLKSVYPQLSEHSILTGRDFKYYQKLEEQGYKGSKYIHTQSRWMKSQIEADFRVPPSKVISYPLGIHNKQIGTPVSKRGQKKILIFSGRVIYLKGITFLLEALSQVNMVREDWDCLIVGDGDYLPEAKALARRLQLNDRVSFLGHLQSMESILAQGDVLIQPSLQDTQPLSVVEGQLAGLPAIVSDAAGLPEMIQNGLNGLIVPTGDVRSLKNAIVELLNDDDRRCRMGHAAVAWANERWTLDAMVSQTLALYKMALS, encoded by the coding sequence ATGAAGATCTTATTGGTGTCTTACTACCCCCTTCCTTACGCTGGGGGAATATGGACCGTTGTATCGAATCTTCAACAAAAGCTACTTTCCCTTGGTCACCAAGTTGATCTATTTTCACAGCGCCCCGACTTGAGTGGGTATCGTATGCATCATCTGGATCACGGGATGATGCTGGAGGCGATGCGCCCGAAGATTATGGCCAGAATGAACGTAGAATGCCCGTATCACCATCAGCATTCAATCATTCAAAAGGCAGAGATCTATCGTCTTAATTTTGAAATGACATTAAGGGAATATGGATTGGAGTCATACGATATCATTCATGCACAAGATGTCACCGCGGCTCAAATCATCGGTACTATGAAGCCTGGGCATATCCCTTTGGTCACAAGTGCGCATGGAAGTCTCACAAAGGAGATATTCCTCGTATTAAAATCCGTTTATCCCCAGCTATCCGAACATTCAATCCTGACAGGACGCGACTTCAAGTATTATCAAAAACTTGAAGAGCAGGGATATAAGGGAAGCAAGTATATTCACACCCAATCAAGGTGGATGAAGTCTCAAATCGAAGCCGATTTTCGGGTGCCTCCTTCAAAGGTCATTTCGTACCCGCTTGGAATCCATAACAAGCAAATCGGCACACCGGTATCAAAGAGGGGTCAAAAAAAGATACTCATCTTCTCTGGAAGGGTCATCTATCTTAAGGGAATTACCTTTCTGCTTGAAGCCCTATCGCAGGTGAACATGGTCCGGGAAGACTGGGATTGCCTAATTGTCGGAGATGGTGATTACCTACCGGAAGCAAAGGCGTTAGCAAGACGGCTTCAGTTGAATGACCGCGTGTCATTCCTCGGACACCTGCAGAGCATGGAATCCATCCTTGCTCAAGGTGATGTGCTCATCCAGCCGAGTCTTCAGGATACTCAGCCCCTTTCGGTTGTAGAAGGGCAGTTAGCCGGATTGCCGGCGATTGTCAGCGATGCTGCGGGACTTCCAGAGATGATTCAGAATGGATTGAACGGCTTGATTGTTCCCACAGGAGATGTGAGATCATTAAAAAATGCAATAGTGGAATTGCTGAATGATGATGACCGACGCTGCAGGATGGGGCATGCGGCGGTTGCATGGGCCAATGAACGCTGGACATTGGATGCCATGGTTTCCCAGACGCTGGCTCTTTATAAGATGGCTCTGTCATGA
- the rlmN gene encoding 23S rRNA (adenine(2503)-C(2))-methyltransferase RlmN: protein MEKTSIYGLTIDQLTDWLVEHGQKKFRAAQVWDWLYKKRVTDFSQMKNLNSACVELLDNHFHIQTLQQEIKQESKDGTIKFLFKLQDGNLIETVLMRFNYGLSVCVTTQVGCNIGCTFCASGLLKKNRDLSSGEIVEQIMNVQHHLDAAGKDERVSHIVVMGIGEPFDNYDNMMDFFRVVNDQKGLSIGARHITVSTSGLADKIYKFADENIQINLAVSLHAPNNELRTRIMKINRAYPLEKLMPAIDYYLEKTNRRITFEYILLSDVNDHVEEAKQLAKLLKDKRHLSYVNLIPYNPVDEHNQYQRSTKDAIVKFYGTLLDNGINCGVRVEQGSDIDAACGQLRSKQIKKAMA, encoded by the coding sequence ATGGAGAAAACATCCATATACGGATTAACGATAGATCAGCTCACAGATTGGCTAGTTGAGCACGGCCAGAAGAAATTCCGTGCTGCTCAAGTCTGGGACTGGTTATATAAGAAGAGAGTAACGGACTTCTCTCAAATGAAAAACCTGAATAGTGCCTGTGTAGAACTGTTGGACAACCATTTCCACATCCAAACTCTTCAACAGGAAATTAAGCAGGAGTCCAAGGACGGAACGATCAAATTCCTTTTCAAACTTCAGGATGGAAACCTGATTGAGACCGTTCTTATGCGTTTTAATTACGGACTTAGCGTCTGTGTGACCACTCAGGTGGGTTGTAACATCGGTTGTACGTTCTGTGCAAGTGGATTGTTGAAGAAAAATCGCGATCTCTCAAGCGGTGAAATTGTGGAACAGATCATGAATGTACAGCATCATCTTGACGCGGCCGGCAAGGACGAGAGGGTCAGTCACATCGTGGTTATGGGAATAGGCGAGCCATTTGATAACTATGATAATATGATGGACTTCTTCCGTGTCGTGAATGACCAGAAGGGCCTATCCATCGGTGCACGCCATATTACCGTATCAACAAGTGGTTTAGCCGATAAGATTTACAAGTTCGCCGACGAAAATATCCAGATCAACCTGGCTGTTTCCCTTCATGCGCCGAACAACGAGCTACGGACCAGGATCATGAAGATCAACCGTGCTTATCCACTTGAGAAATTGATGCCGGCGATTGATTATTACCTGGAGAAAACGAACAGGAGGATTACGTTTGAGTACATCCTCTTGAGTGATGTGAATGATCATGTGGAAGAAGCGAAGCAACTTGCCAAGCTTCTGAAGGACAAGCGACATCTATCGTACGTCAATCTGATTCCATATAACCCCGTTGATGAGCATAATCAATATCAAAGGAGTACGAAGGATGCCATCGTGAAGTTCTACGGAACTCTCCTGGATAATGGGATCAACTGCGGTGTGCGTGTGGAACAAGGTTCAGATATCGATGCTGCCTGCGGTCAACTTCGCAGTAAACAAATTAAGAAAGCCATGGCATAA
- a CDS encoding nitroreductase family protein, whose amino-acid sequence MNSVRNNDFQDLITGRRSIRNYDPSVKISKEEMKEILTEATLAPSSVNLQPWRFLVIDSEEGKATLAPLAKFNQTQVNTSSAVIAVFVDMNSLDYTDRIYNDAVEKGLMPADVRDRQIPAIKGMLSQVPTQEMREMNLIDAGLVSMQLMLAARHHGYDTNPIGGYEKDQIAEVYGMDKERYYPVMLISIGKAADAGYQSVRLPIDEITEWK is encoded by the coding sequence ATGAATTCCGTTCGCAACAACGACTTCCAAGACCTCATTACCGGACGCCGTTCCATCCGGAACTACGATCCGAGTGTGAAAATCAGCAAAGAAGAAATGAAGGAGATCTTGACTGAAGCAACACTTGCTCCGTCTTCTGTGAACCTTCAACCATGGCGCTTCCTTGTCATCGATAGTGAAGAAGGAAAAGCCACTCTTGCACCACTTGCAAAATTCAACCAAACACAGGTTAATACATCTTCAGCTGTCATTGCCGTATTCGTGGATATGAACAGCCTTGACTACACAGACCGTATCTATAACGATGCTGTGGAAAAAGGCCTTATGCCTGCAGACGTGAGAGACAGACAGATTCCTGCAATCAAAGGGATGCTAAGCCAGGTTCCTACACAGGAAATGCGTGAAATGAATCTGATCGATGCAGGTCTTGTATCCATGCAACTGATGCTTGCAGCACGTCACCACGGATATGATACAAATCCAATCGGTGGGTATGAAAAAGATCAAATTGCCGAAGTCTATGGAATGGATAAAGAACGCTACTATCCAGTTATGTTGATTTCAATCGGTAAAGCTGCAGACGCTGGTTACCAGTCTGTCCGCCTTCCAATCGATGAAATCACAGAATGGAAATAA
- a CDS encoding DinB family protein: protein MKESITLIEDTRKELFDELQNLSDEKLNQSLHPNRWTIMQVVDHLYLMEKAVTASMIKTLEHGETSMIDDKPVNLTVDRSRKVQAPSYVEPADEKKTLDEMREKLKNSRKDLLHFLTTTSEDELKSKGNPHPVFGMVRLDQWVPFIGYHEKRHIDQIRELKAELS from the coding sequence ATGAAAGAATCGATCACATTGATTGAAGATACACGCAAAGAACTATTCGATGAACTACAAAACCTTTCAGATGAAAAGCTCAATCAAAGCCTTCATCCAAATCGCTGGACAATCATGCAGGTTGTCGACCATTTATATTTAATGGAAAAGGCTGTCACGGCCTCCATGATTAAAACACTAGAACACGGTGAAACCAGCATGATTGACGATAAGCCGGTAAACCTTACCGTCGACCGCTCAAGAAAAGTGCAAGCTCCTTCATACGTCGAACCTGCCGATGAAAAGAAGACGCTCGACGAGATGAGAGAAAAACTTAAAAACTCGCGCAAAGACCTACTTCATTTTCTCACAACAACCTCTGAGGATGAATTGAAATCAAAGGGAAATCCCCATCCTGTATTCGGAATGGTACGATTGGATCAGTGGGTTCCCTTTATCGGGTATCACGAAAAACGGCATATCGATCAGATTCGCGAATTGAAAGCAGAGCTGAGCTGA
- a CDS encoding FusB/FusC family EF-G-binding protein: MERFIRNDQYNEISNQAQILLNGYSTVNDLNVLHALRGLVKDKVNGLFTDLTVSQEEMLSKVEEVKDSEQAEDFLLGLEPYILPFPPMTEAKLKKLFPKVKKLKMPDLSELNETNLTYLGWNDYGQERKYLVVERDGKLTGLKGRFTPSNKKGICAICHSFSEIGMFMSESKKSQQGTYVNRGNYICQDSVVCNTQVKSLERLHDFQERMKS; the protein is encoded by the coding sequence ATGGAGCGCTTTATACGAAATGATCAATATAATGAAATATCGAATCAAGCCCAAATCTTGCTGAATGGATATTCAACTGTGAATGATCTGAACGTACTGCATGCACTGAGGGGATTAGTGAAAGATAAAGTGAACGGGTTGTTTACCGATCTGACAGTTTCTCAGGAGGAGATGCTTTCCAAAGTCGAGGAGGTGAAGGATTCTGAACAGGCAGAGGACTTCCTTTTAGGACTTGAACCATATATTCTTCCGTTTCCACCGATGACCGAGGCGAAACTGAAGAAGTTGTTTCCAAAAGTGAAGAAGCTGAAGATGCCGGATCTTTCAGAGTTGAACGAAACGAATCTCACTTATCTCGGCTGGAATGATTACGGTCAGGAACGCAAATACTTGGTGGTCGAACGAGACGGGAAGTTGACAGGTTTAAAAGGCAGATTCACTCCTTCTAATAAAAAGGGGATCTGTGCCATCTGTCATTCATTCAGTGAAATCGGAATGTTCATGTCAGAATCAAAAAAATCCCAGCAAGGAACCTATGTGAATAGGGGTAATTATATTTGTCAGGATAGCGTGGTGTGCAATACCCAAGTGAAAAGTCTTGAAAGGCTACACGATTTTCAAGAAAGAATGAAGTCGTAA
- a CDS encoding sulfite exporter TauE/SafE family protein, with protein sequence MRKLIIFAIVGFFAQLVDGSLGMAFGLTSSTLLLAYGVAPAIASASIHMSEIATTAASGMAHWKFGNVNKRMALLLMIPGSISAFIGAAFLSSIPGEAVRPYISSFLLLLGLYIFIRFLFWPSSSGDEHDVKPAAYVRKRILLPLGATAGFFDAIGGGGWGPINTPVLLSRKEAVPREVIGTVDTSEFAVTLSATLGFILFLGWGNFDWQWVAAFVIGGVAAAPIAALLVKKLPSFLLGVLVGGFIILTNSYTLLTAFNQPSTLILVVCSVILFMWILGVIYSMKGKRLKKNR encoded by the coding sequence ATGCGTAAATTAATTATTTTTGCCATCGTCGGTTTTTTTGCACAGCTTGTCGACGGCTCCTTGGGTATGGCCTTCGGACTGACGTCTTCCACACTGCTCCTGGCTTATGGAGTTGCACCGGCTATTGCATCTGCTTCCATCCATATGTCTGAGATTGCAACGACTGCTGCGTCGGGGATGGCACACTGGAAGTTCGGAAATGTCAACAAGCGCATGGCCTTGCTCCTTATGATTCCGGGAAGTATCAGTGCCTTCATCGGGGCGGCATTTTTAAGCAGTATCCCCGGAGAGGCGGTTAGACCTTATATATCTTCCTTCTTATTATTATTGGGGTTGTATATTTTCATCCGCTTCCTTTTTTGGCCTTCTTCGTCTGGTGATGAGCATGACGTGAAACCCGCTGCTTATGTGCGAAAAAGGATTTTATTGCCTCTTGGAGCCACGGCTGGCTTTTTTGACGCAATAGGAGGTGGTGGGTGGGGACCTATCAATACACCCGTTCTATTATCCAGGAAGGAGGCAGTGCCAAGGGAGGTAATCGGTACTGTGGACACGAGTGAGTTCGCTGTGACGTTATCTGCTACACTCGGATTTATTCTGTTCCTGGGATGGGGGAATTTTGATTGGCAGTGGGTGGCGGCATTCGTTATAGGAGGCGTAGCAGCAGCACCTATTGCTGCACTGTTGGTCAAGAAACTTCCTTCATTTCTCCTGGGTGTGCTTGTAGGCGGATTCATTATTCTTACCAACTCCTATACGTTACTCACTGCGTTTAACCAACCAAGTACCTTAATCCTGGTGGTATGCTCAGTCATCTTGTTTATGTGGATCCTCGGGGTTATCTACAGTATGAAGGGGAAAAGACTTAAAAAGAATAGATAA
- a CDS encoding CD3324 family protein, whose amino-acid sequence MKTVKQIPDYLMRELQNYVQGQSIYIPKRKEEYDAWGSKSGGREALQRRNHSIVEAFTAGESIASISDRYYLSIETIKKIVYGKR is encoded by the coding sequence ATGAAAACAGTCAAACAAATTCCGGATTATCTAATGAGAGAATTACAGAACTATGTTCAGGGACAAAGCATTTATATCCCTAAACGAAAAGAAGAATATGATGCCTGGGGCTCTAAATCAGGTGGAAGGGAAGCGCTCCAACGGAGAAATCACTCAATAGTAGAAGCATTTACAGCCGGAGAATCAATTGCTTCCATTTCAGATAGGTATTACTTATCCATCGAGACGATAAAGAAAATCGTTTATGGAAAACGCTGA